One genomic segment of Candidatus Nitrosotalea sinensis includes these proteins:
- a CDS encoding chemotaxis protein, with translation MTKPKREAKPRSKDSTHDAVKKMASISDATKTLASEVKTMSKIFVENQKILISLRDMITTVNSSLDQIQKNSRQINIIEEDTQRLFSGMSQVKAHSNMIDKINNQITRLQDHVEKIRDKQESMPDTNKIMQSIADNIDSTRNNTKMIMHISEKTEKVREEIKNVAHTTESLVNLSTEVEALRKNTSEISTKTESLVNLSSEVNQLRKSTDEISTKTESLVNLRHEIEEVRQNTKEIASKTEKMSALEENITGLKEEVGSVITKTDSIIPGLESQIRNVGAEIDFLIKKTDSLSELGNDIRNINSEFSNFRENVIGKNKDLDEKISDFTELLNKNSAAITEFNKKTYEISQQLQDIKHVTHKTSQNTSHEVMGLLRLSEFQSKIRMSSESKYGTLEDIENMADQTKDMINLFDRISIETETKIPLPLEVKQWSISKILDCADRWEIRFTDVFRMLITELGSDIVKEAIRIEQVRDLFGIRAVDEIRRDLNIT, from the coding sequence GTGACCAAGCCAAAGCGAGAAGCAAAACCAAGATCTAAGGATTCTACACATGATGCTGTCAAAAAAATGGCGTCAATATCGGATGCCACAAAGACACTGGCTTCAGAAGTAAAAACAATGTCAAAGATATTTGTCGAGAACCAGAAGATATTGATTTCACTAAGAGACATGATAACAACTGTAAACTCATCTCTTGATCAAATTCAGAAAAATTCAAGACAAATTAACATAATTGAAGAAGATACTCAGAGACTGTTTTCTGGAATGAGCCAGGTAAAGGCACATTCCAACATGATAGACAAGATAAACAATCAGATAACAAGGCTACAAGACCATGTTGAGAAGATTCGAGATAAACAAGAATCTATGCCAGACACCAACAAAATCATGCAGAGTATTGCTGACAACATAGACTCTACGAGAAATAACACCAAGATGATAATGCACATATCAGAAAAGACAGAAAAAGTACGAGAAGAGATCAAAAATGTAGCACATACTACAGAGTCACTTGTCAATCTAAGTACAGAGGTAGAAGCATTAAGAAAGAATACAAGTGAGATATCAACAAAGACAGAATCGCTTGTCAATCTAAGTAGTGAAGTAAATCAATTGCGAAAGAGTACAGATGAAATATCTACCAAGACAGAATCTCTTGTTAATTTACGCCATGAAATTGAAGAAGTTAGACAAAATACAAAGGAAATAGCGTCAAAGACAGAAAAAATGTCCGCACTAGAAGAGAACATAACAGGTTTGAAGGAAGAGGTTGGCTCTGTAATTACAAAAACAGATTCCATCATACCAGGCTTGGAATCTCAGATAAGAAACGTGGGAGCAGAAATAGATTTTCTCATAAAGAAAACAGATTCACTATCAGAGCTTGGCAACGATATTAGAAACATAAATTCTGAATTTTCTAATTTCCGAGAAAATGTGATTGGCAAGAATAAAGATCTGGATGAAAAGATATCAGATTTTACAGAATTGTTAAACAAGAATTCAGCAGCAATTACAGAGTTTAACAAAAAAACATACGAGATCTCCCAACAATTGCAAGATATCAAACATGTTACTCACAAGACATCTCAGAATACTTCTCATGAAGTGATGGGATTGCTCCGTTTGTCAGAGTTCCAATCAAAGATTAGAATGAGTTCGGAATCAAAGTATGGCACATTAGAAGACATTGAGAACATGGCAGATCAGACAAAAGATATGATAAACCTGTTTGATAGAATTTCAATCGAAACAGAGACCAAGATACCATTGCCTCTAGAGGTAAAACAATGGAGCATATCAAAGATTTTGGATTGTGCTGATAGATGGGAGATTAGATTTACAGATGTCTTCAGAATGCTAATTACAGAGCTTGGTTCTGACATTGTAAAAGAAGCAATCAGAATAGAACAAGTACGGGATCTTTTCGGTATTCGCGCTGTTGATGAAATAAGACGCGATTTGAATATAACTTAG
- a CDS encoding ERCC4 domain-containing protein, with translation MVVDEREKKSGIPDLLKQIGVKVEMMNLPVGDYIVAPETIVERKSVNDFISSVFDGRLFDQCHRLKEHFEHPALILEGNVDEIDNITENPLVFYGAISSVVLDFKIPVIPTPNASHTAKLLISMCARQGEVKGPFLKKIRKSNNLQRQQLSILCSLPGVGEKLASRMLEKFGSASNSLNASTAELAKINGMGESRAQKIRKILDIKNKDNKQSDQKTLDV, from the coding sequence ATGGTAGTTGATGAACGCGAGAAAAAAAGCGGCATTCCTGATCTTTTAAAACAAATTGGAGTCAAGGTGGAGATGATGAATCTCCCTGTGGGTGATTACATTGTAGCACCTGAAACAATTGTAGAAAGAAAAAGTGTTAATGATTTTATCTCATCTGTCTTTGATGGAAGACTCTTTGATCAATGTCATAGACTCAAAGAACATTTTGAACACCCTGCTTTGATACTGGAAGGAAATGTTGATGAGATAGACAACATAACTGAGAATCCACTCGTATTCTATGGTGCTATTTCTTCTGTTGTACTTGATTTTAAAATTCCAGTAATTCCAACTCCTAACGCATCTCATACTGCAAAATTGTTAATATCGATGTGTGCCAGACAAGGTGAGGTAAAGGGACCTTTTCTTAAAAAAATCAGAAAATCAAATAATCTGCAACGACAACAATTGTCTATTTTATGTAGTCTTCCTGGTGTTGGAGAAAAACTTGCATCACGAATGCTGGAGAAATTCGGCTCTGCTAGTAATTCTTTGAATGCATCTACCGCGGAGCTTGCCAAAATAAATGGAATGGGAGAATCACGTGCACAAAAAATAAGAAAAATACTAGATATTAAAAATAAAGACAATAAACAATCAGATCAAAAAACATTGGATGTATAA
- a CDS encoding 4Fe-4S dicluster domain-containing protein, producing the protein MSLLLKDKVYTVQSATSKRGVYPLHSYKLGLYRLPIKLEDSYEIDSIVSGFKKVFEMDKFADRVYATYRWTEENMPDPDERGYKSINLEVQVEIVTGEVVDMIYQIYPVEKYGDGLWVKDYRKKADTNAKMIIDTILRNSVLADKMIDHEVKTKQMSPEQALKELEEMTPLAQIVPNAKPKPKPASPPPGQQVAQEAEPVANEGAKPGPIDVDFKKKLKVVETFTAPSSHKIKVFGQRKGNEVLGIWGEFVSVDYDICVGDGACIDACPVKVYEWAEFKGHPASDKKPLMAREPDCIFCLSCENVCPVQAIKISKKG; encoded by the coding sequence ATGTCACTTCTTCTCAAAGATAAGGTGTACACAGTTCAATCTGCTACATCAAAAAGAGGCGTCTATCCTTTGCACAGTTACAAACTTGGTCTTTATCGTCTTCCTATAAAACTAGAAGATTCCTATGAAATTGATTCTATTGTATCCGGATTCAAGAAAGTCTTTGAAATGGACAAATTTGCTGATAGAGTCTATGCTACATACAGATGGACAGAAGAAAACATGCCAGATCCTGACGAAAGAGGATACAAGTCCATAAATCTTGAAGTTCAAGTTGAGATTGTAACTGGAGAAGTTGTTGATATGATATACCAAATTTATCCAGTTGAAAAATATGGTGATGGTTTATGGGTTAAAGATTATAGAAAGAAAGCAGATACAAATGCAAAAATGATAATTGACACTATTTTACGAAACAGTGTTCTTGCTGACAAGATGATTGATCATGAAGTAAAGACAAAACAAATGTCACCAGAACAAGCACTGAAAGAATTGGAGGAAATGACTCCTCTAGCTCAGATAGTTCCTAATGCTAAACCAAAACCAAAACCTGCATCTCCTCCGCCAGGACAACAAGTTGCACAAGAAGCAGAACCTGTTGCAAATGAGGGAGCAAAACCAGGACCAATTGATGTTGACTTTAAGAAGAAGCTCAAAGTTGTTGAAACTTTTACTGCTCCATCTAGTCATAAGATAAAGGTCTTTGGTCAAAGAAAAGGAAACGAAGTATTGGGAATTTGGGGAGAATTTGTATCTGTAGATTATGATATCTGTGTAGGAGATGGTGCATGTATTGATGCATGTCCTGTCAAAGTTTACGAATGGGCAGAATTCAAAGGACATCCAGCATCTGATAAGAAACCATTGATGGCACGAGAACCTGATTGTATCTTCTGTCTATCTTGTGAAAATGTATGCCCAGTGCAGGCAATCAAAATTTCAAAGAAAGGATAG
- a CDS encoding NOB1 family endonuclease → MVSRVLDATSFYAGVPFSSQEQNFTTPRVFEEIKHIKKNHDAVQALIDLGRLKIIEPEKKFTELVLEKASQTGDLPKLSKGDISVLALCIQLDVELVTDDYTVSNVAKHLNLKVIPIMTKGISKVLESIYYCPACNKVSKKILECPICGSKLKRKSSKRKSITDPISKRAIV, encoded by the coding sequence TTGGTTTCTAGAGTTTTAGATGCCACATCATTTTATGCCGGAGTTCCATTTTCCTCACAAGAACAGAATTTTACAACTCCTCGAGTTTTTGAGGAGATAAAACATATCAAGAAAAATCATGATGCAGTGCAAGCCCTAATAGATTTAGGGCGGTTAAAGATCATAGAGCCAGAAAAAAAATTTACAGAACTTGTTTTAGAAAAAGCAAGTCAAACAGGCGATCTTCCTAAATTATCAAAAGGAGACATATCGGTACTAGCATTGTGCATACAATTAGATGTAGAACTAGTTACAGATGACTATACTGTATCAAATGTTGCAAAACATTTGAACTTGAAAGTCATTCCAATAATGACCAAGGGAATATCGAAAGTCCTAGAGAGCATCTATTATTGTCCTGCATGCAATAAAGTATCAAAAAAAATATTAGAGTGTCCCATATGCGGTAGTAAATTAAAAAGAAAGTCAAGCAAGAGGAAATCCATTACTGATCCAATCAGCAAAAGAGCCATCGTATAA
- a CDS encoding 50S ribosomal protein L37 translates to MVKSKTASLKGLGQKYGLKPRKKFTSVHRQLKSKRKCPECGSERFGREAVGIWACKKCNYKVAGLAYDVKL, encoded by the coding sequence ATGGTAAAAAGTAAGACAGCTTCACTCAAAGGATTGGGCCAAAAATATGGTCTAAAACCACGAAAGAAATTCACTTCTGTACACAGACAATTAAAATCCAAGAGAAAGTGTCCTGAATGTGGTTCTGAGAGATTTGGAAGAGAAGCAGTAGGAATTTGGGCCTGTAAGAAATGTAATTACAAAGTAGCAGGCTTGGCATACGATGTCAAACTTTAA
- a CDS encoding cellulose synthase family protein: MLTHAIPNTLTQFLWNLFLSIAMVITLYTCNFYYLVMISRRQKKNNSVELKETPTVTVQLPIYNEKYVAARLVNAVCALDYPKDKLCIQVLDDSNDETYELLENLVSDYKKNGFDIHHIRRSNRKGYKAGALRNAMKFAKGDFIAIFDADFIPPTWFLKKALSYFCAPNIGLVQCRWGHVNEKYSPITKAQALSLDFHFLIEQKAKSNSHLFMSFNGTAGIWRRQCIEDSGGWHTATLVEDLDLSYRAQMKGWKCVFIPDIVVDAELPVQMNAAKRQQFRWAKGSIQCAIKLLGDVAIKKMPVDTKVQAFVQLTRHIVHPLVLAQFLILPILLASKINLYIISGLPVLTIVAYLAMGPIAYMLVIQKMYAKKWKSKALSYLYLLVYSAGMSVNNTVAVFDALFGNKNEFLRTPKFGIIKNDDDWRDKAYALPFTKTTLLEIFFGVYGIIGMFVAIFSNNPIFVPIIGIQVAGFLYIAYLSISHSTFKKGKSRGRVESKAEKMANSYYKAALAGIIGLIVLGVVMAFEEYGNTIYPLDQSRGLLARIQATSDPQSIHNDIATVKQLLPKSGNPVWIFPTEETDFGLMQRDLSTMQDTLDKISTTSEDSAAFHTGMLNIHAQATTLVFNLLDATPYMYVSVSNMLFGSIWVGVIIGIFAFLKRKKDKLKDLEEDA; encoded by the coding sequence ATGCTGACACATGCCATCCCAAATACTCTGACACAATTTCTTTGGAATTTATTCCTTAGTATTGCGATGGTTATCACACTTTACACCTGCAATTTCTATTATCTTGTAATGATTTCACGGCGTCAAAAAAAGAACAACTCTGTTGAATTAAAAGAAACTCCTACTGTCACAGTACAGCTGCCGATATACAATGAAAAGTATGTTGCTGCAAGATTAGTTAATGCTGTATGTGCACTTGATTATCCAAAAGACAAACTGTGCATCCAAGTTCTTGATGATTCTAATGATGAAACATATGAATTGCTTGAAAATCTAGTTTCCGATTATAAAAAAAACGGATTTGACATACATCACATACGCAGGTCAAACAGGAAGGGGTACAAGGCAGGTGCATTACGTAATGCCATGAAGTTTGCAAAAGGTGATTTTATAGCCATTTTTGATGCTGATTTTATTCCTCCTACCTGGTTTCTGAAAAAAGCATTATCTTATTTCTGCGCTCCAAACATAGGTCTAGTTCAATGCAGATGGGGTCATGTTAACGAAAAATATTCTCCTATAACCAAAGCACAAGCTCTCAGTCTTGATTTTCATTTCTTGATAGAACAAAAAGCAAAAAGTAACTCACATCTTTTCATGAGCTTCAATGGAACAGCTGGAATCTGGAGAAGGCAATGTATTGAAGATTCTGGTGGATGGCATACTGCTACACTTGTTGAAGATCTAGATCTAAGTTATAGAGCTCAAATGAAAGGCTGGAAATGTGTGTTCATTCCAGACATTGTAGTGGATGCAGAACTTCCAGTACAAATGAACGCTGCAAAAAGACAACAATTCAGATGGGCAAAGGGGTCAATACAGTGTGCCATAAAGTTACTGGGTGACGTTGCAATAAAGAAAATGCCCGTTGATACCAAGGTTCAGGCTTTTGTTCAGCTTACAAGACACATTGTTCATCCTCTAGTTCTTGCACAATTTTTGATTCTGCCCATACTTCTTGCTTCTAAAATTAATCTTTACATCATAAGTGGATTGCCAGTACTTACAATTGTTGCATATCTTGCCATGGGGCCTATTGCGTACATGCTTGTGATTCAAAAAATGTATGCAAAAAAATGGAAGTCTAAAGCACTTTCTTATCTTTACTTGCTAGTGTACTCTGCTGGTATGTCCGTCAACAATACTGTTGCAGTATTTGATGCTCTGTTTGGAAATAAAAACGAGTTTTTGCGTACTCCTAAATTTGGAATAATAAAAAATGATGATGACTGGAGGGATAAAGCATACGCCCTTCCATTCACAAAAACTACACTTCTTGAGATATTCTTTGGAGTATATGGTATAATTGGTATGTTTGTTGCAATATTTTCCAATAATCCTATCTTTGTACCAATAATTGGAATACAGGTGGCTGGATTCCTTTACATTGCATATCTTAGCATTTCTCATTCAACATTTAAAAAAGGCAAATCAAGAGGTAGAGTCGAATCAAAGGCGGAAAAAATGGCAAATAGTTACTACAAAGCTGCATTAGCTGGCATAATTGGTTTGATAGTTTTGGGCGTTGTGATGGCATTTGAGGAATACGGTAATACGATTTATCCACTTGATCAATCTAGAGGACTGTTAGCAAGAATCCAAGCCACTTCAGATCCACAGTCTATTCATAATGATATTGCAACTGTAAAACAACTATTGCCCAAGTCTGGAAACCCTGTTTGGATATTTCCTACAGAGGAAACTGATTTTGGTTTAATGCAGAGAGATCTTAGTACGATGCAGGATACATTAGATAAAATCTCTACCACCTCTGAAGATAGTGCCGCATTTCATACTGGTATGCTCAATATTCATGCACAAGCAACTACGTTGGTATTCAATTTACTAGATGCCACTCCCTACATGTATGTCAGTGTATCCAACATGTTATTTGGTAGCATTTGGGTTGGAGTGATCATTGGAATATTTGCATTCTTGAAAAGGAAAAAAGATAAACTAAAAGATCTGGAAGAAGACGCCTAA
- a CDS encoding sulfurtransferase — protein MNYAQPVLTDTETIANSLNNKSIKIVEVDYDPENAYRQGHIPGASLIWWKRDINDPVARDIISKSQFEDLLSRNGITAQSEVVLYGDFNNWFAAFVFWIFKYYGHEKVKIMNGGRKKWEIEKRTYTKDEPQIQKTNYVAQPPNEGLRAYLFDVRRALDKNDTVLVDVRSPKEFTGEITAPAEYPMEHAQRGGHIPNANNIPWATAVNDVDGTFKSVEELKKIYEGKGVTPDKDVICYCRIGERSSHTWFVLKYLLGYPQVRNYDGSWTEWGNMIGNPIEK, from the coding sequence ATGAATTACGCACAACCCGTTTTAACTGATACAGAAACAATTGCAAACAGTCTAAACAATAAATCCATAAAAATTGTAGAAGTAGATTATGATCCTGAGAATGCATATAGACAAGGTCACATCCCAGGAGCTAGTCTGATCTGGTGGAAACGTGACATCAATGATCCTGTAGCACGAGACATTATCAGTAAATCTCAGTTTGAGGATCTTTTGTCTAGAAATGGAATAACAGCCCAGTCTGAAGTTGTACTGTATGGGGATTTCAATAATTGGTTTGCAGCATTTGTATTTTGGATCTTCAAGTATTATGGACATGAAAAAGTCAAGATAATGAATGGTGGTAGGAAAAAATGGGAAATTGAAAAAAGGACTTATACAAAAGATGAACCACAAATACAAAAAACAAATTATGTTGCACAGCCTCCAAATGAAGGACTTCGTGCATACCTTTTTGACGTAAGAAGAGCTCTTGATAAGAATGATACTGTTCTAGTTGATGTGCGTTCTCCAAAAGAATTCACTGGAGAGATAACTGCTCCTGCAGAATATCCTATGGAACATGCACAACGAGGAGGACATATTCCAAATGCAAATAATATTCCGTGGGCAACTGCAGTAAATGACGTTGATGGTACTTTCAAGTCAGTAGAAGAATTAAAGAAAATCTATGAAGGAAAAGGTGTTACTCCTGATAAGGATGTAATATGCTACTGTAGAATAGGAGAACGATCCTCTCATACTTGGTTTGTTCTAAAATATTTACTTGGGTATCCACAAGTTAGAAACTATGATGGATCGTGGACTGAATGGGGTAATATGATTGGAAACCCAATTGAAAAATAA
- a CDS encoding NAD(+)/NADH kinase — MELHNVALVSKVGSKESEDAVKKVAKKLLAKKSKVYTVSPVEVDGAKKVNDLEELKNTKLDLTITLGGDGTTLRTFRYLENEVPNLAINVGGNRGILSEITISQIDTAIDQIIADKIFLDKRTRVVASCGGQDFPPALNEIYINRQNLTKTSLFEIKFQSDTVTQKMDGVIVSTPSGSTGHSYSLGGPILHESLDVLIITPVAPVNKLPSIVVPDEKIEIISSHDSNIIMDAQVIKTARFDEVITIKKYKKQAVFVRLKKQGLRQMSKLGF, encoded by the coding sequence TTGGAACTTCACAATGTTGCTCTTGTAAGTAAGGTAGGTTCAAAAGAATCAGAGGATGCTGTAAAAAAGGTCGCTAAAAAACTACTTGCGAAAAAATCAAAGGTATACACAGTCTCTCCAGTAGAAGTAGACGGAGCCAAAAAAGTCAATGATTTGGAAGAACTCAAGAATACAAAACTTGATTTGACAATCACACTTGGAGGGGATGGGACAACTCTACGAACTTTTAGATATTTAGAAAATGAGGTACCAAATCTTGCAATAAACGTAGGCGGAAACAGAGGGATACTATCAGAAATAACAATTTCTCAAATTGATACTGCCATTGATCAGATTATTGCAGATAAGATCTTTTTGGATAAAAGAACAAGAGTAGTTGCATCTTGCGGCGGACAAGATTTTCCACCTGCATTAAATGAGATATACATCAATAGACAAAATCTAACAAAGACTTCATTGTTTGAGATTAAATTTCAAAGCGATACAGTAACACAGAAAATGGATGGAGTCATTGTCTCTACACCAAGCGGATCTACAGGTCATTCATATTCATTAGGAGGCCCAATACTTCATGAAAGTTTAGACGTACTCATCATAACTCCTGTTGCTCCGGTAAACAAATTACCGTCAATTGTTGTTCCTGATGAGAAAATTGAGATCATAAGTAGTCACGATTCCAACATAATTATGGATGCTCAAGTAATCAAGACTGCAAGATTTGATGAAGTGATAACAATCAAGAAATACAAAAAACAAGCAGTATTTGTGCGACTGAAAAAACAAGGTCTTAGACAGATGAGCAAGCTTGGTTTCTAG
- a CDS encoding sulfurtransferase — protein MLVSYRWLVDHYNDADIVILDSRGNTAYSYSHIPNSHPLGIEKVLQSNSDGITPVIDSDTAASLFGSLGIDDSKTVIICGDSMDPAAARVAWTLLYFGHTKTKILDMSMVTWKNNGFPTTKEITNSVQTTFIPNVNAEIRIEAESLRKKIDDAVIIDARSPQEFMAGRIPNATLFPFTDGVGENGMLFKEKDDLSHIFREQQIPTDRELICYCTLGHRAANLFTQLKIAGYENVKLYDGSFADWISNGFPLA, from the coding sequence TTGCTAGTCTCATACCGATGGTTAGTTGATCATTACAATGATGCTGATATAGTTATACTTGATTCTAGAGGAAACACTGCGTATAGTTATTCTCATATTCCAAATTCTCATCCTCTTGGAATTGAAAAGGTACTACAAAGTAATTCTGATGGCATCACACCTGTAATTGACAGTGATACAGCAGCTTCTCTATTTGGTTCACTAGGAATTGATGACTCAAAAACTGTGATAATCTGTGGAGATTCTATGGATCCAGCAGCTGCAAGAGTTGCATGGACTTTACTGTATTTTGGTCATACTAAAACAAAAATTCTTGATATGTCAATGGTTACTTGGAAAAACAACGGTTTTCCTACAACAAAAGAAATTACCAATTCTGTACAAACAACTTTCATCCCGAATGTTAATGCTGAAATAAGAATTGAAGCAGAATCTCTTCGCAAAAAAATTGATGATGCTGTTATCATAGATGCACGTTCTCCTCAAGAATTTATGGCAGGAAGGATTCCTAATGCTACACTTTTTCCTTTCACTGATGGCGTTGGAGAAAATGGGATGCTTTTTAAAGAAAAAGATGATCTTTCACATATTTTTAGAGAACAACAGATTCCTACCGATAGAGAGTTGATATGTTATTGCACTCTAGGTCACAGGGCTGCAAATCTCTTCACACAGCTAAAGATTGCAGGATATGAAAACGTGAAATTATACGATGGCTCTTTTGCTGATTGGATCAGTAATGGATTTCCTCTTGCTTGA
- the rrp42 gene encoding exosome complex protein Rrp42, with protein MGSQILDQLKKDKILELIKTGKRIDGRALDEQRPIVIETGVIPKANGSSRVKLGNTEVITGVKIQPDKPFPDLGDKGILICTAEILPLADPTVEPGPPNEEVIELARVVDRGIRETEMIDLHQLVLIEDKSVIGMFIDSSVIDSGGNLFDACSYASVAGILSCTVPKYEIKDDAPVLVEGVTSKPPIKTLPVSVTMAKIGDYVLVDPTKEEEACMDARITITTNSEGNICAVQKGGNDGFSPEQLVQCSEMALAVGRKIRKQFEQLM; from the coding sequence ATGGGTTCTCAAATACTAGATCAATTAAAGAAAGATAAAATTCTTGAACTTATAAAAACAGGAAAAAGAATTGATGGTAGAGCACTAGACGAACAAAGACCCATAGTCATTGAAACTGGAGTAATTCCAAAGGCAAATGGTTCTTCAAGAGTAAAACTAGGAAACACTGAAGTCATAACTGGTGTAAAGATTCAACCTGACAAACCATTCCCAGATCTTGGTGACAAGGGTATCTTGATTTGCACTGCAGAGATTTTACCCCTTGCAGATCCAACTGTAGAACCAGGTCCACCTAATGAGGAAGTAATTGAGCTTGCAAGAGTTGTTGATAGAGGTATAAGAGAAACCGAAATGATTGATTTACATCAACTTGTTCTAATTGAAGACAAGTCTGTCATCGGTATGTTCATTGATAGTAGTGTGATAGACTCTGGTGGAAACTTGTTTGATGCCTGTTCATATGCTTCTGTGGCTGGAATACTCTCTTGTACTGTTCCAAAATATGAGATAAAAGATGATGCTCCAGTTCTTGTAGAAGGAGTAACATCCAAACCACCGATAAAGACTCTTCCAGTTTCAGTTACAATGGCAAAGATAGGTGATTATGTACTAGTTGATCCTACAAAAGAAGAAGAAGCTTGCATGGATGCACGAATTACAATTACAACAAATTCTGAAGGCAATATTTGCGCTGTACAAAAAGGTGGAAACGATGGATTTAGTCCTGAACAACTTGTGCAGTGCTCTGAAATGGCATTGGCTGTAGGAAGAAAAATAAGGAAGCAATTTGAGCAGTTGATGTAA
- a CDS encoding KEOPS complex subunit Pcc1, producing MSNFNAKIEITAGKNTKSIFRSVETDNKFYDENPTKMSFSLDKKITILIEAQEISHLRANLNSTLRLVQASNDSIESVKI from the coding sequence ATGTCAAACTTTAATGCTAAAATAGAAATCACAGCAGGTAAAAATACAAAATCCATTTTTAGGTCTGTTGAAACTGATAACAAATTCTATGATGAGAATCCTACAAAGATGAGTTTCTCACTTGACAAGAAAATAACAATTCTAATTGAAGCACAAGAGATTTCACATCTTCGTGCTAACTTGAATTCCACTTTGCGACTAGTTCAAGCAAGTAATGATTCCATCGAATCGGTAAAAATATAA
- the rrp41 gene encoding exosome complex exonuclease Rrp41 translates to MTQLMTEDGIRCDGRRLDELRDISIKVGVLKNADGSAYIEFGKNKILAGVFGPRDVHPKHMANPDSGILRCRYHMSPFSVTERKNPAPSRREIEISKVIKEALQPAVILKDYPRTVIDVFIEVLQADGGSRCAALDAAAVALADAGIPMRDLVSACAAGKVEDKIVLDINNEEDQEGQADMPVALMPNIGKITLLQLDGILKPEEFKTCMQTALVGCKRVYEVQRKALMEKYFQSGEQ, encoded by the coding sequence ATGACACAATTAATGACTGAAGATGGAATAAGATGTGATGGTAGGAGATTAGATGAGCTTAGAGATATCTCAATTAAGGTAGGAGTACTAAAGAATGCAGACGGCTCTGCGTATATTGAATTTGGAAAGAACAAGATCTTGGCAGGAGTATTTGGTCCTAGAGATGTTCATCCAAAACATATGGCAAATCCAGATTCTGGAATTTTGCGTTGCAGATATCACATGTCTCCTTTCTCTGTAACTGAAAGAAAGAATCCTGCTCCATCTCGAAGGGAAATTGAAATTTCCAAAGTTATCAAAGAAGCATTACAACCCGCTGTTATACTAAAAGACTATCCACGTACTGTTATTGATGTATTCATCGAAGTACTACAGGCAGATGGAGGATCTAGATGTGCTGCACTTGACGCAGCAGCAGTAGCTCTTGCAGATGCTGGAATTCCAATGAGAGACTTGGTGTCTGCATGTGCTGCAGGTAAAGTGGAAGATAAGATAGTTCTTGATATCAACAATGAGGAGGATCAGGAAGGTCAGGCAGATATGCCTGTAGCCTTGATGCCCAATATTGGAAAAATTACTCTCTTACAACTTGACGGTATACTAAAACCTGAAGAATTCAAAACATGTATGCAAACTGCATTAGTTGGTTGTAAACGTGTGTATGAAGTACAAAGAAAAGCATTGATGGAAAAATACTTCCAAAGCGGTGAACAATAG
- a CDS encoding prefoldin subunit beta produces the protein MSAGEQIPPWLQEQVGRMQQLQQNLQSIMMQKQHLESEHLETERALELLKKANDEDVVYKTAGSILVKSTKTNLITELEEKKELANTRLTVLSKQETRIKENLKEAETKIREMLRGPASQSGPAKTDTPK, from the coding sequence ATGTCAGCAGGTGAACAAATTCCTCCATGGTTACAAGAACAAGTAGGCAGGATGCAACAGTTGCAACAAAATCTTCAATCCATTATGATGCAAAAACAGCATCTTGAATCAGAACACCTTGAAACAGAAAGAGCCCTTGAATTGTTAAAGAAAGCAAACGATGAAGATGTTGTCTATAAAACAGCAGGATCAATTCTTGTAAAATCTACAAAAACTAACTTAATAACAGAGCTTGAGGAAAAAAAGGAACTTGCAAATACAAGACTAACTGTTTTATCTAAACAAGAAACTAGAATAAAAGAAAATCTCAAAGAGGCAGAAACTAAAATCAGAGAGATGCTAAGAGGCCCTGCTTCTCAATCTGGACCTGCCAAGACAGATACTCCTAAATAA